The nucleotide window tatcccttttttttttttttttccccttcatgtAGGAAACGTACTGTCCTTGAAACTGCTTTGCCATTAATTTAGAGAGGtcacaaacaaaacccacatggctgcagctgggctgatgctgctgccctggggctcgGCCTCCAtcacagctgcccaggcatCTCCACACACCCAGAGCATCCTCACTGCTGGAATCTCACTGCCGGGGCTGGGAACGGCACCTGCATCCTCTAAGCACCTTTGGCTTCCACATCAGTTTGCCCAAATAGTGAAGACACACCAcagtttctgtgtttttcaaaCAGATAAcatgtcgctgttgaggcagaaTGGGAATGAAGGAACTCCAGTCAGAAGGCTAAATGAAGTGAACTCCAACtcaactgatttatttcaaaaataacaGATGACATTACAAAGTCACAAAGACATCGCTGAGTTTAACAGATGCAAAACTCAAAGCACTGATCCATTTTGaagataaaaatgttaataacGTAGTGTACgtgataaatataaattttctcTCCCAAAGCAATGACATTTCCTGAATAAAAGTTGCTTGGACTTTACTTTCTATCCAAATTACTGGCCTTCTACATTCAGCTGTCACTTACATGAGTAACCTTGGGTTTATCAAAATTCTCTGTACTAATGCTAAAGATGacaaaattttcccatttcaacAAATGTCTCACTGGGTTTATTACCACAGATACCTTGgaatatgaaaaatatgaaaatcttAAAATAGTTTCAAGAAAGTGTGTTTCATTTACCTAAAAGAGAGCAGAGAGTTTTACCTGTGAGAAATTCTGAACCACCTGATCAATTCTGTTATGATAATAATTACAAAACAGTATTATTAATGCAACATAAatggttgtttttttcaaacCAGCTTTCACATATTTAGCTCAATGATACTTTCAAGGTAGAAGTTTACTTAGAAGTGCAGTATTTGTATACTGTACAGCTAAATGCTCAGTaagtaaaattattattatatggGAGAAATCCTCTGTATGTATTAATGCTGAGATAATAAGATTGAGGAATACCCAAAACTTAGGTACGTGAAATTAAAGTAACAAATTATGTTCATGAACCacccccccccttccccccgcATATCAACAACTGAAATCCTATTTTAGGGATAATAAAGAACAGAACTTTGCTTAAAGAACAGTCTGTAAACATTGCTTGAATGGCAAAACATTGTAAACAtgcatatatattaaaaatttcaaGCCTTTATACTTACATTACTGAAATGATATATCTGCAATATTGGCATTGTATCTTTGTGAAGTTCAACAGCAACGGATACATCAGCCTTTCCATGGACAACTAACTTATTGCTAAGTCAAGAAAACAGTTGTGGACTTACTCCATTTAAAAGCAGTCTTATTGAAAAATAGCATTGAACAGTGTATTAGATaggtacagaaaaataaaattacccAAAAGAACTTCCCACATGGTTCATTTTGAAAACTCGGTTGTTCTCCTGACACTGGTAAATCAATGAACTAATGTAGAAAATCCCTGTGCCTGCACACAGTTCAAACCCTTCTTTCACTTCCATGCTCCTTATGCTCCTCAGGCTCTGAAACCCAGGATTGACACCAAAGCTGCAGCTGTGTCTCAGTTACTTTTCCTAGAAGTAATTTAAATGCACTTTCTACATTACCAGAATAATGACAGGAAGTCAGACTTGTTGACGCATTTTATTGTGAGATGGGGAGTCTGGTAAAAAACTAGAAAATGACCATGATGTAACAAGGAACTTAAAAATGAAGTTTCAGGTTTGTAACATACATACATGAATACAGGAACAAATTGGCACAAAAATGTTAAACATTGTTCCCAACACTGTTTTATAAGATTATTCTAATTTGGCTTACTAAGGAAATGAGAGTTTTATGGTTAGACTAATCTCTTAACAAAATTGCAGAGCATCATGCTATTAGTCACACAGTGAATTTCAAAATTTAAGAGCTTTATATTAAAAACCGGGTAAAGGTAAAATGAATTGATTGCAATTGTAAAATTAATACATTCCCATTTTAATTCTTCTGTTCTACAGTCCAAGGCAAGTATAAATGTTAACATAACACTGTTAAATCAAATCTCAATGCAAGAGAACCGATTGCATCTCTACTTTAAATCTTATCAACTTTCCAAATTTTCATACTAAAATATATTATTGTATTAATACAAACTACAGTATTATACACTACACTGtgtaataaataaagaaatataaaaataagacACATAAATATAAAAGTTTTCTAAAACTAAAAAGGTACATATGTCAGTAAGAAGGGTATTAATACTGCCAGGTTTGAAGACATACAGTACAAAATGTTGCACAGATCTATAaactaaaagaaataaaataatactgaTAGGTAAAAATCAGCTAACATTGTTAATAAATGGGGTCCATAATAACTAACATTTGAAAATACTTATGAGCCAGATAACATGTCATGTATGTGTCTGAAATTAAAGTAAACCAATAAAGCAATAAAGCAGATTAGAAAATTTCCCTTGTAATTATTGTAGAGAAATTCTGCAAGTCAGGTAATAACCCAAAATACCaccaaataattaaataatgaaatatacCAGTGTTCTTACTTCTCTGATGGCTGagtgttttttccccatgaatAGTTTAGAAGTTTGATACAAATCAACAAATGCTAGTTATTGTAGGCCACACATTGGATAAAGGCTGCTTAGAGCCTTTGTAATACTGATAAATGGCACTTACAGCACATAGGTCTTGCATAAGGCCAAAGGAGATACAAAGCTTCATATCATATCCTTCATATTGTTACTACATATTCAAAACACAATTACAAACACTGTTTTTGACAACTTTCCTGTCCTTACCAGTATTAACACTGTTAGTCCCTGCAATCAGAACTCAACAACAATCTTCTCAACTACATTTTTAACCACATGAGTAAGAAACTTCAGTTCTTCTATCATCTTCTTCCTTAAGGCTAACAATACACTTTAAATGATAATATGCTCTACTACAACATCTAATGTCATAAACTGCTACCTTCTAGGTTGAATTTACAAAGGTAGCCAAGCACTGTTTGCAACTGCATTACATGTCTCTGCAAAAGGGAATTTTGTAGTGCAGAAGTTCTCACATTGTAAAACATAAGAAAATACTGAAGCGGATTTAGGAAATgttttgccattaaaaaaaaaaaatcatataaatCTCTCCCAATTgtacagtttaaaaattaatcaaCTTAAGAATGAAAATTAATACTGATAAAACAAACAATGCCAGATGCTTGTCTAATAATCAGGTTTCCTACAACCTGTTAAATCTTTGCTTCCAGAGTCACTGTATTTTTCTAATCTGCTTCATGTTATAAACTTGTTCCTAACTTTGAAAACTGTGAAAAATTACTAAGTTTGAGGTTCAGGCACacctggatttcttttttttttcttttcatttttttttatatatatatttttttacacaGTAGTGAACAGAAATCACAGTATGCAGGCTACTGCGTTTCCATGAAAAGCATGTATAATATAGAAGGAATTTCattaccaattttttttttccttatagaAAAAAACCTAGCATGTAAgctttattcattattttcttctgacaCCTGCCCATTATTTTGTATAACTTCTGGTTCTTCATTGCTTGCTTGATTTACAGCTTCGTCGTTCTTGTCACCttcatttttcccttcttcctcttctactgctgcttcttcttctgcATCCCCTACTTCTTGTAGTTCCCtacattctttttcttcctgaagtCCCTCTATGTCTTTttcttcatcctcctcttcctctttttcactgtattcctcctcttccctggtTAGGCTCTCCCTCTCGTCCGAGTCGATCTGGGAGTCGATCTGCGAGGGGGACGCCGTGACGGCCGCGAGCTCGCTGCCCAGCACCTCGGGGCCCAGCTCCTCGGGCTCCGCGCTGTCGCGCTCCTCCGTCTCCCTTTTGCAGTAGGAGTAGCGGTGGTTCATGTGCTGAGAGTAAGACCCCGAGTGTGAAAACCTCTTTCCACACTTGTCACATTGGTAGGGCTTTTCCCCAGAATGCAGTCGCATGTGTTCAATCAAATGGTGTTTGTGTTTGAATGCTTTTGTACAGATTCCACACTCATGAGGTCTTTTACCtgtaaaataaagcacaaaCCATTTGACATCTTGTAGATTAACAGCTGTTTTCATTGTAAAATGCTGTTGGTGAACATATTAGCAtcaattaaattttatataacAAGATGTTCTACTCCGTGCATTATCAGCCTGAGTTTCTCTCCTGAGCCCAAAGGATGAAGGTGTACGGGTACATTGTCACAATCACTACAGAATTTGTAAGTTTTTTAGGAAAAGTCATCATAGGAGGATAAAGAGCTTCTCACATATAATTTTAGCACAAAAAAATGTGCAAATATAAACTAGAAAACTAGACATTTTTCTTGCATAAACTTTTTTCAATTGAAACCATTTTAACTTTTCTATATTGTTGGCAATTTAAAATCAGCTAAGCTTTTACATTGGTTTTGGTGTACCAAGTCCTTCTATGAAACaggtaaaaggaaaataattctaaaatCTAGGCTGAATGCTTTACATACAAAACTTGCTGAGTACACATGCATTggcatgaaaaaaatctgtttcactCTGTGtgtttctcctcttttccagtTACTGTCTTTGTTTTAGAGTTTCTTATAAATGTATCAGGAGCTTAGCAGTGTTactttaattttaacttttaaagtTGCCACACAAACAACTTTTCAGTCTTAGCTCAGACATAAAAGACAAAGATAGTAAGACATCGAGTTTTTGGTCACACTACACTGACGACCAGCAGATCCATGTCATCTCATGATGAACAAGCAATGAGGCAGGCGTTCATCTCCCTTCCCAAGAaacaagtgataggacaagaggaaatgacctcaagttgtgccaggggaggtttagattggaaattaggaaaagtttcttcaccAAAGGGTTGTGAAGcactggctgcccagggaaatggttgagtcaccatttccggaggtatttaaaagacaagcAGATGTGGCACTTTTGGGACGTGGTTTACCGGTGGacttggcactgctgggttaatggctggagtcaatgatcttaaaggtcttttccaacataaatgattctatgattttgaaTGTTAAATTGAAGCCAAAACTGGTAGGAGAAGAACAATTCCGCTAGGAAAAGGAGGCGTTAAAAGAGTCTCGGGACAGCATAGGTATGAAATTAGATACCCTTAATGAATACAACTTGAGAAAATTGATCAAGACAAAATAGAATTTGttatgcttttaattttatatgtGAGATGACACTAAAATGTTaatatacaaaatataattaatataataattcAGCTACTCTGTGAACCAAGAAAGTAGAGCAACATGAAAGGAGTAGCCAAAAGTTCTGAAGAGTTTACTTTATGGATGTGGGGAAAGAGAATATAACAGAGCTAGCAAGAAAGGAATATATAATACAAAACCCAATATATATTTGGCACTTAACCAATAACAAAAAAGAATTCTTACTTTAAAACATCACAGAGGACATAAGAGAGCAAGAGGTATTAAAATAATCCTAAAGATACCAGAACTGGAGCCAAAAGGAACAActatgagaaattaaaaataaaaatcaaagccaAAAGGGTGTTCATTAGCACTTAGATTCTATGTCTAATGAATAGCTGAAGCTGTTAACTTCAGGGCATTATAAATGTGGCTCAATCAGAAAATCCTTCATGCCAGATAGGCACCTGTTTTTCATGCACAATATCAAATACATAtacaatccttttttttttcagtttttaagtttttcaaaatttatAGCCAGACAAGGTAAATTAGAAGTAATATATCCTCATTTATAGGCTGCAGTTCACAGATGATTATCTACAAAGAAGCCAGAAGCAAAAACTCCCCTTTTTCTATTATGGTTTAGATCTAACAAATTTAAAGAAAGACAGAATTGCTGTTCTGTCAAACAAATATACAAAACCAGGGGTTTCTAAAGAAAGCTTAGCACAGGCGGTAAGGACTGCTACACCTTCCTACACTGTCTGAGAACTACATTCCATTTGAAATTATCAGTTACATGTTACCAAAGGAATAACAATCAGAAAAGTCTTTTCCTAGTACATACCTGTGTGTTCATACTTATGTCTCAATAATGAGCTGCTCTTCTGGAATATTTTGTCACATAAATCACATGCATACATcccattttctgtctttctcatttttttctttgggggTGTTGAATCAGAATCATTTTGATCTTCTAAATTGGGTATTCCTTCTGAGCTAGTGTCATGCCTTTCATCcttcagaaaaattacaaaaataagtTAACACCAATAAAAGAAGTCACCCACATAAACTGAAGCTGCCATTCCCATTCAATTCCATAAATAGCCAAACAAAATTGTTTAGACTtccacagtttaaaaaaatcctttactgCATTGTTCTGCTTTGTAGTCCTTGCCACCATCCAGATGCAGATTTCCTCATTGGGACAGGTTTTAATCACATCCAAATATGACTGTTGGCCAGGTCTAAGCTATGCTGGCATGCCATATTTTAAGAcccataaaataaatgtaatattaCAGACCTGTAAAGCACTTCAGCAAGTGAGAAGAGTAAATTTGCCACCTAACTGCATTTTTCAGCTAATGCTGGTCACCTACCTTTTGCTGCCTCACAGATTTTACGAAGTTAAAAGACTGtttttgctgaatttttcacaaaaaaaagctatttaaatTACCATTCAAATTTGCATATTTTACTACCCTCTTCCTCATGAGACTACCACAAGTACTATTTAGGGAACTTCAAATACTGTCATTAGTAAATAGTTAACCAAATAGTAaacaaaatagtaaaaaaagtaaacaaaaatataattgttGTGTATGTCTAAGCATTTTAAGCTTCCCTGTAAAAGCACAGTATTTTCTACTGACATCAGCAGCATGTACATGTTAGCCTCAAACTTTTAATATAAGCAGCCTTGTAACTCTTCAAGGCACTTCAGTCTCTGGAAATACAGGAGCCTGAATAAAATGCTAGATCGCCAATTTCTAAGATTTAAGTAGAAACACTCAGCCACTTTTGTCTTCTGCCCTGTCCCTACCTTAATGTTCACTGATGATTCTCAGGAGGACTGACCCCAATTAGATCACATCTGGATGTACCCAGGGAGGAACAAGCCAGGATAGCAGATGAAGATAAATATCTCCCTGACTTTCAATTGAGAATATATCTGCATTTTGTTTAAAGTGATATTACAGTGTAGGATAAATTCAGCTACTCTGCAAACCAAGGAAGCAGAACAGCACGAAAGGAGTAACCAAAAGTTCtgaagagtttattttctgaatatGGGGAAAGAGGAGATGCAGAGCCAGCAAAAGACAAAAgccatgtttttattttgctttttgatCAGGAGTATTAGATAGTCTTTAAAATAGTGAGCACTAATGTCCTAGAAGATTAAATATGGAGAATAACTGAGTTGTCCACACACAACAGTTTCTGTTAGTCTGGATTCAAGCTGCTTGAGCTAACTAGCTTTGCAGAGGGCACAACAGTAATATCTATTACCTATTTACAATCAAGTCAAATAAGCCTGATggctgtatttatatttttatttagttcaCCTTGATAGTTTTCTGTTAGTTCAGCACAGATACAGATTGAATACATCATACGCACATCATGTAGGAATATGGGGACCGAAGTACCTGATTTCCATTGGCTTGGGTCTGTTTTGGTGGTGTCTCATGAACTGCAGGACTAACTGTAGTAGAGTATGTATAAGCCACCTGTGGAATCAAAATGGTTTGCTTATTGGCAGCGAGAGCTCTCAAGCAGGGAACACTGTTCTGGTCAGCAATGGCAACAATTGTAGGTAACTGGGCAGTGACTGTAGGTATAGCAATATTTATGGGATTGGCACTTGGTGGGATTACATTTACAATAGGATCAGAGTCTGTAACACTGTTGTCCTTTTGTGGTTCTTTTTTTGCACAAGTTAAGTTCAAAGGTTCTTCTTGGACAGAATAAACACTGTTCTGGTAAACACTAGTTATGGTAGATCTTTCCAACAGTTCTCCATGTTGCTTTGGTAGAGAAAGGTCAAGAGGTTCTATTTGTGGCTCTTCTTGTACACCCTCTGCCGTGTACGTGTAACCCTGTGAATTTCTTGATGAAGAAAGGTTTAGTGGTGATGCAGATGGCGTGCTACTGTGGGAACCATTCAGAGTTGAAGCCCCTGGTAAAGTCTGAGATTTCGATGTACTGACTGGATTTTGTGAGTTATTTGTGCTGTTCTGGGGTTCACTCACAGTTGAAGTTGCTGCTTGATCATCGTTGTCTGTGGGACTGCTTAATTTAACTTGTTCAGGAGAAGATGGTCCAGAAGACTGCACAGAAATTTGTCCAGCTTGCATTTTTTCAAACCACTTTCTTACCACGTCCAGTGGTAGGTTTACAGAATCTGCTATTTTTGAAAGCTCTTCTGCACTTGGTTGTGTATTTAATGCATAATATGCTTTTAGGAGCGACAGAAGGTTCTTTAAAGGTGGCTGACCAGGAGACAAGTTGTTCTCCCCGGTTTCTGATGGGACAGGGGACTTGGGTTTCTCAGCTTCTGCTCCACTGGGCTGGGGAAGCTGAGAAGGGCTTTTTGTTTCATAGTGCTTTAATTCTTGAAGTGCATTAAGATCTCCTGGACAGTCATCACAAAGAAGACAAGTGCTATCGTTGGTCTCTCCTTCAAAGTTTTTATCTTTCTCAGACTTCACTGTGAGATCTTGTGgtaatttctcatttttgcaACTATTTGCAGGAacagagttttctttttttagattTTGTGGAACAACCTGAAGTTGACTTGGTTGCTCCAAGCTGTAGTTGATAATAATTTTGGTTGTCCCATCTTGGTCAACCAAAGGAAGACTGATAGCTGAAATGAGGGAATGGCCAGCTTGTTGTATAGATGCATTGTTGATAGTTTCTTGTTCTTTGGACGCAAGATTAGCATGATTGTTTTCCAGTACTTGCCTTATTACATTACCATCCACTGCCACTTTTAGTACATTTTGAATGTCACTTAAATTGATGCTTATGGGAGACACCAGACCTACTGTTGGTAGAACAACAGCTTGCACCACACCCTGAGGAGAACTGGTTGCCTGCAACGGGCTACCACCACTAAAAACCCCATTTTGCAAAGGGGTTGAACAATTAATTCCTGAAGCAACCACTATGGGCTTGAATTCGTAATCCACAGGTTCAGTTTTAATTTGGTTAAGAGGAAGCTGCTCTTGCAAgggtttattttctattttttgtcGTATCTGTGGTCTTGCTGGGCTACCTGGTGATGcagaaagggaaggggaggagcaCTGAGACATCTTGAGCCCTGACCGGGCTCGACCATTCACGGGCATCAAACCAATACACTTCTTACTGCTTATGTGTGAACTGTATGAACCAGAATGGGAAAAACGTTTCTTGCAGTTTGGGCACTCATATGGCTTCTCTCctaaacataagaaaaaataaaaaagaaaagagaaaaggcatATGCAACAGTTAACCAGGTTACAGAGTAACTTCACCAAACAAATATATCATAATGACCTCTCAAAGAGtcctaggagaaaaaaaaatcttatctaGTGAATTGAACAGGAAGAGTATAGCTTTGAGCCAAGGCTCCTTTAATAACTTTGTGATGCACTAGATATAGGATGGAGCTCACATGATCATGTGTTACAGTATTTCTCTATTTGACAATTACAGATTTTATTGAACTTCATTAAAGTAGTACCACCACTAACTTATAACTTCTTATATAACATTTCTTGTAACTTATCTAATAAATTGTGTTCTGAGTCTACTTTAATATGACTAATCTCGAATTATGTCAATTACAGCCGCAGGAGGAACACACAGTTTTTATGTCCTGATTATTATCAATTAAAATTCTCTAGCAAGGCTTGTAACACACTGAATGATCTGCAAACAttgaagaaaaaacagaaaagtgcAAAGGACCAGAAAGATGTCCCCATTTCTTCTGCAAGAAGTCAAGTTTTCCTTCATTGTAAAAGATTAAGTTGCAACTGTAAATCCTCTTGAGTTTTTCTACATATTTCCCACACAGAGCTGAAGGCTGCAGTCAGTGCTTGCAGTattccagagggaaaaatataaggaaaacaCTAGTATTTTAAACTTAGACTTACAAGACTGCTATTACATCAAAGttataaaaagcagaaatggcAACATTTGTGCTCAATTCAATGCTTGATATATTTACCACTGTGGATTCGTAGGTGCTCCTTTAGGTgatgtttatatttaaaagcttttccacATTCAGTGCACTTGAATTTTCGATTCCCACTAGACTGCGTCACATGTCTCTGTAAGAAAGAAGTCTTAATTATTGTACAGGACAGCATCTTGCACAAACACTTTGTATTTTCACATTGCAACAGAGAAAATGCCATACAACAGAGAAAATGCCATACAAACCCAAAGAGAATCAACCATAATTGTAAGAGATTGAAGGCGGtatggaaaaaggaaacaaatcacAAATCAAGTAAAAACTGAGGCACACATTTCTTCTGAATAAATCTGATgcagtagaaagaaagaaacaaaacaaactcaaaataTAGTTGCCCCTTCTCCTAAATTCAGGTGAAGTTTACACTGACGTGTTAGTAGGAAGTTCCAGGATGAATGCTAGTTCTACTTGTGAAAGCAAAACCATCagggaaaaaccccaagccCAGTACCCAGAGAATATTTCATGCAGGATAGAAAAACATTAAAGTCTATAGAAACCTGTTTAAACTTTAATCGGTTGACTTGATTTTTCCATTTACATGCTTCCAGGGCTTACTGTTGGCCTTGGATCCCTCTATATAATGATGACACAGGACTGCTCAAGAGAAGGTAGCTTAGTGACAATAAAGGTACTCTTGGTCACAattaatttgcaaaataaatgtgagaaaccacaccaaaacaaataaaaatatggagGGGTTTTCCAAATACACAACACCACACCTCTTCACCATTTGCACTGAAGCTCTGTGATTATTTTTGTTAGATTTTGCCTTGTGAGAGCATTTATTGTTAAATTCTAAATTGTGTTTGTCTTTATTGCTAtactagtttaaaaaaaaaagcaaaagcaaagacAGATATGTAAATACAAGATCTGTAATTTTACCACAAACTCTATAAATCtacaaatgtgtatttttaaggaCAAAAATTACATGCACCTTTAAAGCTGAAATAGCTTAATTACCAACAAAAAACAGAGGAACTAGGAATTTTTCTGTTCAAACAACTTGCTTATTagaaaaacccagcagctccttTTAAGTAGAGTTCACTTGGTAAAAAAGATACTCGACCACGATTGGGATGCACTGTAGATTTTTGGTAACTGGGGCAAGTGTTTTCATAAACTCATGAACAGAGCTGTTCATGGACTCTAGGGACTAACAGGCTGCTCACCACCAACAGCAGGTGTGGATCAGCTGCCTCTGGTGTGAAAGCATGGGGGGAACTCCTGCCCCTGGCTGTGGCCGGCTGTGcttggcagcactgggagcagatGCTCACTGGGCGCTAGGGCTCTTCCTGAGCACAGACACGACAACTGGGGGCTGAGAACTGtgctggagaagctgggatGGATAAAATGCAGGATGATGACCCTGCTGTGAGACATGCCTGCAGATCTGAAGAACCTGCAGCTGAGCAGGTTGCTGGATTAAAGTCTGAACTCTCTGCTATGAGATATGCTGTCCAAATTATCAATCCTTCCTGTTCTACTCCCTGTCATCCTTTAACAGAAGACAAATTGAAAT belongs to Taeniopygia guttata chromosome 2, bTaeGut7.mat, whole genome shotgun sequence and includes:
- the ZEB1 gene encoding zinc finger E-box-binding homeobox 1 isoform X2; its protein translation is MTTCAVTNYNNVVEANSDSDDEDKLHIVEEESVTDAADCDASVPEDDLPTDHTVLPENSEREGSTNSCWEDEAGKERKEILGPEAQTDEIGCTVKEDECDSDAENEQNHDPNVEEFLKQEDTAVIYPEAPEEDQRQGTPEASGQDENGTPDAFSQLLTCPYCDRGYKRFTSLKEHIKYRHEKNEDNFSCSLCSYTFAYRTQLDRHMTSHKSGRDPRHVTQSSGNRKFKCTECGKAFKYKHHLKEHLRIHSGEKPYECPNCKKRFSHSGSYSSHISSKKCIGLMPVNGRARSGLKMSQCSSPSLSASPGSPARPQIRQKIENKPLQEQLPLNQIKTEPVDYEFKPIVVASGINCSTPLQNGVFSGGSPLQATSSPQGVVQAVVLPTVGLVSPISINLSDIQNVLKVAVDGNVIRQVLENNHANLASKEQETINNASIQQAGHSLISAISLPLVDQDGTTKIIINYSLEQPSQLQVVPQNLKKENSVPANSCKNEKLPQDLTVKSEKDKNFEGETNDSTCLLCDDCPGDLNALQELKHYETKSPSQLPQPSGAEAEKPKSPVPSETGENNLSPGQPPLKNLLSLLKAYYALNTQPSAEELSKIADSVNLPLDVVRKWFEKMQAGQISVQSSGPSSPEQVKLSSPTDNDDQAATSTVSEPQNSTNNSQNPVSTSKSQTLPGASTLNGSHSSTPSASPLNLSSSRNSQGYTYTAEGVQEEPQIEPLDLSLPKQHGELLERSTITSVYQNSVYSVQEEPLNLTCAKKEPQKDNSVTDSDPIVNVIPPSANPINIAIPTVTAQLPTIVAIADQNSVPCLRALAANKQTILIPQVAYTYSTTVSPAVHETPPKQTQANGNQDERHDTSSEGIPNLEDQNDSDSTPPKKKMRKTENGMYACDLCDKIFQKSSSLLRHKYEHTGKRPHECGICTKAFKHKHHLIEHMRLHSGEKPYQCDKCGKRFSHSGSYSQHMNHRYSYCKRETEERDSAEPEELGPEVLGSELAAVTASPSQIDSQIDSDERESLTREEEEYSEKEEEEDEEKDIEGLQEEKECRELQEVGDAEEEAAVEEEEGKNEGDKNDEAVNQASNEEPEVIQNNGQVSEENNE
- the ZEB1 gene encoding zinc finger E-box-binding homeobox 1 isoform X1; translation: MTSHKSGRDPRHVTQSSGNRKFKCTECGKAFKYKHHLKEHLRIHSGEKPYECPNCKKRFSHSGSYSSHISSKKCIGLMPVNGRARSGLKMSQCSSPSLSASPGSPARPQIRQKIENKPLQEQLPLNQIKTEPVDYEFKPIVVASGINCSTPLQNGVFSGGSPLQATSSPQGVVQAVVLPTVGLVSPISINLSDIQNVLKVAVDGNVIRQVLENNHANLASKEQETINNASIQQAGHSLISAISLPLVDQDGTTKIIINYSLEQPSQLQVVPQNLKKENSVPANSCKNEKLPQDLTVKSEKDKNFEGETNDSTCLLCDDCPGDLNALQELKHYETKSPSQLPQPSGAEAEKPKSPVPSETGENNLSPGQPPLKNLLSLLKAYYALNTQPSAEELSKIADSVNLPLDVVRKWFEKMQAGQISVQSSGPSSPEQVKLSSPTDNDDQAATSTVSEPQNSTNNSQNPVSTSKSQTLPGASTLNGSHSSTPSASPLNLSSSRNSQGYTYTAEGVQEEPQIEPLDLSLPKQHGELLERSTITSVYQNSVYSVQEEPLNLTCAKKEPQKDNSVTDSDPIVNVIPPSANPINIAIPTVTAQLPTIVAIADQNSVPCLRALAANKQTILIPQVAYTYSTTVSPAVHETPPKQTQANGNQDERHDTSSEGIPNLEDQNDSDSTPPKKKMRKTENGMYACDLCDKIFQKSSSLLRHKYEHTGKRPHECGICTKAFKHKHHLIEHMRLHSGEKPYQCDKCGKRFSHSGSYSQHMNHRYSYCKRETEERDSAEPEELGPEVLGSELAAVTASPSQIDSQIDSDERESLTREEEEYSEKEEEEDEEKDIEGLQEEKECRELQEVGDAEEEAAVEEEEGKNEGDKNDEAVNQASNEEPEVIQNNGQVSEENNE